One Manihot esculenta cultivar AM560-2 chromosome 18, M.esculenta_v8, whole genome shotgun sequence genomic window carries:
- the LOC110606321 gene encoding cation/H(+) antiporter 24-like, with translation MEVNLRTSMHVKKVLTRVRVICEKIHSPHPLGIFYGENPFDYSFSLILFEIILIISISRIIRILLKPLRQPRIISDILGGIVIGPSVLGQCPTFSRIVFPENAVYLVQNIGIMGFMFFLFLAGVKMDLTLVRKSGKKHVCIALIGVFIPVAVVAVVGAVLRSSMDTELARVSGIGAVAGDLALTSFPVIYLVLKELNLLSSEVGRIALAVAVIADALGIFTIVAFEALKQAETNGQNSIWYLISVFALGAFFVLPVRRLMIWIVKRTPEGKPAEQAFVIFIFLGVLVMGFFTDLFGMAIANGSLWFGLVVPDGPPLGATIVERSETIVMEILMPFAFAFIGLCTNVFSMTNYGWSRLAPLFTMFIMGYISKVIAVFLAAAYFEMPLKDSLALSLTLNLRGQLELLIYIHWIDKRIIGIPMFTMLVLLTMLMTGICTPLIGILYNPTRPYMVNRRRTIQHSAPGKELRIVICIYDEENVAGLIDLLEVSYPTTNNPFSIYAFHLVDLVGRATPLFIDHDKSDEYLKYTEHESIYKAFKIYQEPRDEFVKLHFFTAFAARRTMYQDICALALSNRSSLIILPFEKGKIDALSGTEIVRHGHGLQSINSNVIDHAPCSVGILIDKSHVRNSFMAQNFRQTTSSNYVILFLGGADAREALTYADRMAMNPEVSLLVVRFLAYNNVGEDEMEKKLDDGLVTSFWVKNEKNERVIYREVLVRNGEETLAAIQAFHGNANDLWIVGRKQGINPVILQGLTNWSENDELGVIGDYVASHDFGSTASVLVIHQQVMKGKGATTEA, from the exons ATGGAAGTTAATCTTCGTACCTCTATGCATGTAAAAAAAGTCCTTACTCGAGTTAGAGTTATATGTGAAAAGATCCACTCTCCCCACCCATTAGGTATTTTTTATGGAGAGAACCCTTTTGATTACTCCTTCAGCCTCATCTTGTTTGAGATTATATTGATAATTTCAATTTCTCGGATTATTCGTATTCTTTTAAAGCCTCTAAGGCAGCCCAGAATTATTTCTGACATCCTC GGTGGTATAGTAATCGGACCTTCCGTTCTCGGACAATGCCCGACGTTTTCTCGCATAGTGTTCCCAGAAAATGCTGTGTATTTGGTGCAAAATATTGGAATTATGGGTTTCatgtttttccttttcttgGCTGGAGTTAAAATGGATCTCACCCTGGTTCGAAAATCAGGAAAGAAACATGTGTGCATTGCCTTGATAGGAGTTTTCATACCTGTTGCTGTTGTAGCTGTGGTTGGGGCCGTCCTTCGATCATCCATGGATACAGAACTTGCAAGAGTCTCTGGGATTGGAGCAGTTGCTGGAGATTTGGCTTTAACATCATTTCCTGTTATTTACCTTGTCCTTAAAGAGCTAAACTTGCTTAGCTCAGAGGTAGGACGGATCGCATTGGCAGTAGCTGTAATTGCTGATGCACTTGGTATTTTTACTATTGTTGCTTTCGAGGCGTTAAAACAAGCAGAAACTAACGGTCAAAACTCCATATGGTATTTGATTTCCGTGTTTGCTCTAGGGGCATTTTTTGTTCTTCCTGTTCGACGACTAATGATTTGGATCGTTAAGAGAACTCCAGAAGGGAAACCAGCAGAACAAGCCTTTGTGATTTTCATCTTCTTAGGCGTACTTGTGATGGGATTCTTCACTGACCTGTTTGGAATGGCCATTGCTAACGGGTCTTTATGGTTTGGGCTGGTGGTGCCTGATGGTCCTCCACTAGGAGCTACAATTGTGGAGAGGAGCGAGACCATAGTAATGGAAATTTTGATGCCGTTTGCTTTTGCCTTCATAGGTTTATGTACCAATGTGTTTTCCATGACCAATTATGGTTGGTCAAGATTGGCACCACTCTTTACAATGTTTATTATGGGATATATCTCCAAAGTTATTGCAGTGTTTTTGGCTGCTGCCTACTTCGAAATGCCGCTAAAAGATAGTCTAGCCCTGAGTCTCACTTTGAATTTGAGAGGCCAACTTGAGCTTTTGATTTATATCCACTGGATCGATAAACGG ATCATCGGAATACCAATGTTCACCATGTTGGTGCTGTTAACAATGCTAATGACTGGCATATGCACTCCTTTAATCGGCATCCTTTACAACCCAACAAGGCCATACATGGTAAATAGAAGAAGAACCATCCAACATAGTGCTCCAGGGAAAGAGCTTCGCATAGTAATTTGCATATATGATGAAGAAAACGTAGCTGGTCTTATTGATCTTCTTGAGGTTTCATATCCAACAACCAATAATCCTTTCTCAATCTATGCTTTCCATCTGGTGGATCTTGTAGGCCGTGCAACTCCGCTTTTTATAGATCATGACAAATCAGACGAGTATTTGAAGTATACAGAACATGAATCAATCTACAAAGCCTTCAAAATTTATCAAGAACCAAGGGATGAATTTGTGAAGCTCCATTTCTTCACAGCTTTTGCAGCAAGACGAACTATGTACCAAGACATCTGCGCGTTAGCTTTGTCGAATAGATCTTCTCTTATCATTTTGCCATTCGAGAAGGGAAAGATAGATGCCCTTTCAGGAACTGAAATTGTGCGTCATGGACATGGACTTCAATCCATAAATTCAAATGTCATAGATCATGCACCTTGCTCCGTTGGAATTCTTATAGATAAGAGCCATGTTCGCAACTCGTTTATGGCTCAAAATTTTCGACAAACAACAAGCAGcaattatgttattttatttttaggggGAGCAGACGCTCGAGAGGCACTTACTTATGCAGATAGAATGGCTATGAATCCTGAGGTTTCTCTCTTGGTGGTAAGATTCCTAGCATATAATAATGTGGGAGAGGATGAGATGGAGAAGAAGCTTGATGATGGATTGGTGACATCATTTTGGGTGAAAAATGAGAAGAATGAAAGAGTGATCTATAGAGAGGTTCTGGTGAGGAATGGAGAAGAAACACTGGCTGCAATACAAGCCTTTCATGGTAATGCTAATGACCTTTGGATTGTGGGAAGGAAACAAGGAATAAATCCAGTTATCCTTCAAGGATTGACAAATTGGAGTGAGAATGATGAATTGGGAGTCATAGGAGATTATGTTGCATCTCATGATTTTGGTAGTACTGCTTCTGTATTAGTAATACATCAACAAGTTATGAAAGGCAAAGGGGCTACAACTGAAGCATAA